One genomic segment of Nitrosopumilus sp. includes these proteins:
- the acs gene encoding acetate--CoA ligase → MSEKYEIGLGNHNSDIRKSANSDFVSFWADQAKNLSWFSTWNSTLDWNPPFARWFSGGTINASYNALDIHQKNRASKPAILWEGEDGESRIITYREMFIEVQKFSNVLKSLGVKKGDRITIYLPMVPELPIAMLACARIGAIHTVVFSGFSASSIKDRIEDSHSKVIITADGGYRRGKILKLKEVIDEAIQDFDFVEHVVVLERTKNDITMNSKDKLWDKLMSNASEVCDAEKLDSTHPLYILYTSGTTGKPKGVLHGTGGYLTHLYSTFKWAFDIKDSDVFFCTADIGWVTGHSYVVYAPLLHGATEIMYEGAPDYPDPSRMWEILQKYKATIFYTTPTALRMFMKFGDDIPNSFDLSSLRLLGTVGEPINPEVWKWYFKTIGKEKCPIIDTWWQTETGGMLISPLPGLETIPLKPGSGTLPIPGVDIAVVDENGEDVPANTKGYLVIRNPWPGMLLTLWGDDEKYQKVYWSKYENCYYPGDYALKDEDGYLWLLGRADDVLKVAGHRIGTAELESCIVSHGDVAEAAVCGIPDDVKGEVIIAFAVLKEGLTSSVELEKELSEKIRNDIGAIATPKQIYFVSRLPKTRSGKIMRRLLKAIANNEKIGDISTLEDGAAVNEIQIAFDEIKKSIEKNTK, encoded by the coding sequence ATGTCTGAGAAATATGAGATTGGATTAGGCAATCACAATTCAGATATTCGAAAAAGCGCAAATTCTGATTTTGTTTCATTTTGGGCAGATCAGGCAAAGAATCTCTCTTGGTTTTCCACTTGGAATTCTACTCTTGATTGGAATCCTCCATTTGCTAGATGGTTCTCTGGAGGCACGATTAATGCCTCCTATAATGCTCTTGATATTCATCAGAAAAACAGGGCTTCAAAACCTGCCATATTATGGGAGGGTGAAGATGGCGAATCCCGAATTATAACATACCGTGAAATGTTTATTGAGGTTCAGAAATTCTCAAATGTTCTAAAATCACTTGGAGTCAAAAAAGGAGATAGAATCACCATTTATCTTCCAATGGTTCCAGAATTGCCAATTGCAATGCTTGCTTGTGCAAGAATTGGTGCAATCCATACGGTGGTCTTTTCAGGATTTAGTGCATCATCAATTAAAGACAGAATTGAGGATTCTCATTCCAAAGTAATCATCACTGCTGATGGTGGATACAGAAGAGGAAAAATTTTAAAGCTCAAAGAAGTAATTGATGAGGCAATTCAGGACTTTGATTTTGTTGAACATGTTGTAGTTCTAGAGCGAACAAAAAATGATATTACAATGAATTCTAAAGATAAGCTTTGGGATAAATTAATGAGTAATGCCTCTGAAGTTTGTGATGCTGAAAAATTAGACAGCACCCATCCTCTTTACATTCTGTATACTTCTGGAACTACTGGGAAACCAAAAGGGGTATTGCATGGAACAGGAGGATATCTTACTCATTTGTATTCTACATTCAAGTGGGCTTTTGACATAAAAGATTCTGATGTGTTTTTCTGTACAGCGGATATTGGATGGGTTACAGGACATAGCTATGTTGTCTATGCTCCGCTACTTCATGGTGCAACAGAGATTATGTATGAAGGTGCGCCTGACTATCCTGATCCATCAAGGATGTGGGAAATATTGCAAAAATACAAAGCTACAATTTTTTACACAACTCCAACTGCACTTAGAATGTTTATGAAGTTTGGAGATGATATTCCAAACTCTTTTGATTTATCATCACTTCGATTACTTGGAACAGTTGGTGAGCCAATTAATCCTGAAGTTTGGAAATGGTATTTCAAAACAATTGGGAAAGAAAAATGTCCAATTATTGATACATGGTGGCAAACTGAAACAGGAGGTATGTTAATTTCTCCTCTTCCTGGCCTGGAGACAATTCCGCTAAAGCCTGGCTCTGGAACTCTGCCTATCCCAGGTGTGGATATTGCAGTAGTTGATGAAAACGGAGAAGACGTTCCGGCAAACACAAAGGGATATCTTGTAATTAGAAATCCCTGGCCTGGAATGCTTTTGACCCTTTGGGGCGATGATGAGAAATATCAAAAAGTCTACTGGTCAAAATATGAAAATTGCTACTATCCAGGCGACTATGCACTAAAAGATGAAGATGGATATCTTTGGCTGCTTGGACGAGCAGATGATGTCCTAAAAGTTGCAGGACACAGAATAGGAACAGCAGAACTAGAAAGTTGCATTGTATCTCATGGTGATGTGGCAGAAGCTGCAGTTTGTGGAATTCCTGATGATGTAAAAGGTGAAGTAATAATTGCATTTGCAGTTCTCAAAGAAGGATTGACAAGCTCAGTTGAGCTTGAAAAGGAATTATCTGAAAAGATACGTAACGATATTGGTGCAATTGCAACTCCAAAACAAATCTACTTTGTTTCACGTCTTCCCAAAACACGTAGCGGAAAAATTATGCGAAGATTACTAAAGGCAATTGCAAACAATGAAAAAATTGGTGATATCAGTACACTTGAAGACGGGGCTGCAGTAAATGAGATTCAAATTGCATTTGATGAGATTAAAAAATCAATTGAAAAAAACACAAAATAG
- a CDS encoding PAS domain-containing protein: MPQTEARKTLKDAPIMWRRVNSIGVILDCNSTYAANLGYAKSEILGRPIFEHVPKESWSEMNDSLKTWFDTGKVTDRKITFKRQDGTTFPGLLQATSLYDENDNLIGSNTVIFNLSEMTEKKIQEYEEFFHDANNRLDEIKEKEYDNLDKGSKSEYDGLKKMFEMLLAVDLKELKNK, from the coding sequence ATGCCTCAAACAGAAGCAAGAAAGACGCTCAAAGATGCTCCAATAATGTGGAGGAGAGTAAACTCAATTGGAGTAATTCTTGATTGCAATTCCACATATGCGGCAAACCTAGGATATGCAAAATCAGAGATATTAGGCAGGCCAATATTTGAGCATGTTCCAAAAGAATCATGGTCAGAGATGAATGATTCTCTTAAAACTTGGTTTGATACAGGCAAAGTCACAGATAGAAAAATCACCTTCAAAAGACAAGACGGTACAACTTTTCCGGGCTTGCTGCAAGCAACTAGCCTTTATGATGAAAATGATAATTTGATCGGCAGTAATACTGTGATTTTTAATTTGTCTGAGATGACTGAAAAAAAAATTCAAGAATATGAGGAATTTTTTCATGATGCAAATAACAGATTAGATGAAATTAAAGAAAAAGAATACGATAATCTAGATAAGGGTTCAAAGTCAGAGTATGACGGATTAAAGAAAATGTTTGAAATGTTACTTGCAGTGGATCTAAAGGAATTAAAAAATAAATAA
- the fen gene encoding flap endonuclease-1, which produces MGLNLKDLVVREKTTLEAFSNKVIAIDAYNAIYQFLASIRGPDGLQLSDSEGRITSHLSGLLYRNVNFLSLGIKPVYVFDGKPPSLKTAEIERRKQIKRDATIKYEKAIAEGNIEDARKYAQQTTSMKDGMVKESKELLSYFGIPYIEAPSEGEATAAHLTNTGQAYASASQDFDSILCGAKRLVRNFTNSGRRKIPNRNTYIDILPEIIETQKTLDELGLTREELIDVGILIGTDFNPNGFERIGPKTALKMIKQYSRLEDIPQIQEQLQEIDYDAIRQIFLNPDVADVDEIIFDKIDYDAITNYLVKERSFSEDRVASTLNRLKKALEKKSQNLDKWF; this is translated from the coding sequence ATGGGATTAAACCTAAAAGACTTAGTTGTAAGAGAAAAGACCACACTTGAGGCATTCTCAAACAAAGTAATTGCAATTGATGCATACAATGCAATTTACCAGTTTCTAGCAAGCATTAGAGGTCCAGACGGATTACAATTATCAGATTCAGAAGGAAGAATCACCAGTCATTTGAGCGGATTGCTTTACAGGAATGTGAACTTTTTGTCTTTGGGGATAAAGCCAGTCTATGTGTTTGATGGCAAGCCACCATCTCTAAAAACCGCAGAGATTGAACGCAGAAAGCAGATTAAGCGAGATGCCACTATAAAATACGAAAAAGCAATTGCAGAAGGAAATATTGAGGATGCAAGAAAATATGCACAGCAAACAACCAGCATGAAAGATGGAATGGTCAAAGAATCAAAAGAATTGCTATCTTATTTTGGAATCCCGTATATTGAAGCACCATCAGAAGGAGAAGCAACAGCTGCACATCTAACAAACACAGGACAAGCATATGCATCTGCAAGTCAGGACTTTGATTCTATTTTATGTGGTGCAAAAAGACTGGTGAGAAATTTTACAAACAGTGGAAGAAGAAAGATTCCAAATAGAAACACATACATCGATATTTTGCCAGAAATTATAGAGACACAAAAAACACTAGATGAATTAGGTCTAACACGAGAAGAATTAATTGATGTTGGAATTTTGATTGGAACAGACTTTAATCCAAATGGTTTTGAAAGAATTGGTCCAAAGACAGCACTAAAGATGATAAAGCAGTATTCAAGATTAGAAGATATTCCACAAATTCAAGAGCAACTACAAGAGATTGACTATGATGCAATCAGACAGATATTTTTGAATCCAGATGTTGCAGATGTTGATGAAATTATTTTTGATAAAATCGACTATGATGCAATTACAAACTATTTGGTAAAAGAGAGGAGTTTCTCTGAAGACAGGGTTGCATCAACCCTTAACAGACTAAAAAAAGCACTAGAGAAAAAAAGCCAGAACTTGGATAAGTGGTTTTAA
- a CDS encoding GNAT family N-acetyltransferase, producing MRLNIRKATEKDIPSILELLYELGRPEPIDNKEITVFKNKIKDYFLDPSKLILIAEIDSEIVGLVSIIFLRRLNHAKFEMYIPELVVKKKHRFSGVGKKLIAKCIEIGKKNCYRIRLESGNQRKDSHKFYKGLGFEQSGLSFSKNLLGDKTGINER from the coding sequence ATGAGATTGAATATTAGAAAAGCAACTGAAAAAGACATTCCTTCAATTTTAGAACTTCTCTACGAGTTAGGGAGACCAGAACCAATTGACAATAAAGAAATCACAGTATTCAAGAACAAGATTAAGGATTATTTTTTAGATCCGTCAAAACTCATCCTAATTGCAGAGATAGATTCAGAGATTGTAGGACTGGTAAGTATCATATTTCTTAGGAGATTAAATCATGCAAAGTTTGAGATGTATATTCCAGAACTGGTTGTAAAAAAGAAGCACAGGTTTTCAGGCGTAGGTAAAAAATTAATTGCAAAATGTATTGAGATAGGAAAGAAGAACTGTTATAGAATACGTTTAGAATCAGGCAATCAGAGAAAAGATTCTCACAAGTTCTACAAAGGTCTTGGTTTTGAACAATCAGGACTATCATTTAGTAAGAATTTGTTAGGAGATAAGACAGGAATCAATGAAAGATGA
- a CDS encoding nitroreductase family protein, producing the protein MDSEKKEEKIYPLGYEPKVIPETTDPNVRNQLLDFILQSGPSEVVDTDLFAVMAKRRSTRKFLDKPVETTKIDKIIAAADTAPTAGNFQGFEIFYVKSPEKKKLLVEACNKQPYVDAPVVLVFCKNPSRVKFDFPDYVLKKFAIQDATLAAGYSQLAAQALGLSSIWIGMFDEQKVMDILGTDLVPSSVLCIGYPKQTKFPKPRRNLKDLVHVSW; encoded by the coding sequence GTGGATTCAGAAAAAAAAGAAGAAAAGATCTATCCATTAGGATATGAACCTAAAGTAATTCCTGAAACAACTGATCCAAATGTTCGAAATCAATTACTTGATTTTATTTTACAGTCAGGACCATCTGAAGTTGTAGACACTGATTTGTTTGCAGTAATGGCAAAGAGACGTTCTACTAGAAAATTTTTAGATAAACCTGTGGAGACTACAAAGATTGATAAGATAATTGCAGCAGCTGATACTGCTCCTACGGCAGGAAACTTTCAAGGGTTTGAAATTTTTTATGTCAAAAGTCCTGAGAAGAAAAAACTTCTAGTTGAAGCATGCAATAAACAACCATATGTTGATGCACCTGTTGTTTTAGTTTTTTGCAAAAATCCGTCTAGAGTTAAATTTGATTTTCCTGATTATGTTTTAAAAAAATTTGCAATACAAGATGCAACCCTTGCTGCAGGTTATTCTCAATTAGCAGCCCAAGCATTAGGATTAAGCTCAATCTGGATTGGAATGTTTGATGAACAGAAGGTAATGGATATTTTAGGAACAGACCTTGTCCCATCATCTGTTTTGTGTATTGGTTATCCAAAGCAAACAAAATTCCCCAAGCCAAGAAGAAATCTCAAAGACTTGGTACATGTTTCTTGGTAA
- a CDS encoding Lrp/AsnC ligand binding domain-containing protein has protein sequence MTDAYVMLNCELGAEAEIIEKLKELEQVKDVFETIGTHDMLVKLQAENFEKIREIISWNIQKLDKVRSTATLIKKDN, from the coding sequence ATGACGGATGCATATGTTATGCTAAATTGCGAGCTTGGTGCAGAAGCAGAAATCATTGAAAAACTCAAAGAACTTGAACAAGTCAAAGATGTCTTTGAAACTATTGGAACTCATGATATGTTGGTAAAATTACAGGCTGAAAACTTTGAAAAGATTAGGGAGATTATCTCCTGGAATATTCAAAAACTCGACAAAGTACGATCAACTGCAACCCTCATAAAAAAAGATAATTAA
- a CDS encoding SRPBCC family protein, with the protein MKKIEKKSFHTDVVKKTIKIKASRDKVWRKVSNLVGLPTWLIDVKKTIYLSKKRKGVGAVRLITFSDGNKIEEHVVAWKDGEYFTYIATEGLPLRAYVATISIKTKSKNLIELTWQSYLNSKKMTKKQFTEFVEYLSSFYVASLENLKESLEK; encoded by the coding sequence ATGAAAAAAATAGAAAAAAAATCATTTCATACAGATGTGGTTAAAAAAACAATCAAAATTAAGGCATCAAGAGATAAAGTTTGGAGAAAAGTGAGTAACCTGGTTGGATTACCAACATGGCTTATAGATGTAAAAAAAACAATCTATCTTTCAAAGAAGAGAAAAGGAGTAGGTGCAGTCAGATTAATTACTTTTTCAGATGGAAATAAAATTGAAGAGCATGTTGTGGCATGGAAAGATGGAGAATATTTCACATACATAGCAACCGAAGGATTGCCACTAAGAGCATATGTTGCCACCATCTCAATTAAAACAAAATCAAAAAATCTCATTGAGCTCACTTGGCAATCATATCTGAATAGCAAAAAAATGACAAAAAAACAGTTTACAGAATTTGTTGAATATCTGAGCTCATTTTACGTCGCATCACTTGAAAATCTAAAAGAATCACTAGAAAAATAA
- a CDS encoding exonuclease SbcC has protein sequence MVFGWGKKKKEESREEFIQNKEIKLSDVRKVVTDLLELRTSQTISEIKNLRNSTAPLINELIKIGNHLEKDDLNVDDIDKHLAIIVVRGKKQVIDMIKKGVTPLPKVSSIDDAVQLNDLLNHILKKIGDVLGRQTRVIHIFAKKYASQLKENLEIMNSNHAEIRKILQNFDSTKKSSEYIINTMDEITSLKQTKIEKIQKISDTNNNIESLQEQSISLLNSIQEIKSSESYQNYIKLKQDLDEFESEKSRIKNDIDAQFTKISRPLSRYEYASSLEKDQKIILTKLVNNPFDVLNHTYKDSVILILENIRKAITSDSISVKDVDKTMTNLTETEIALDSFVNRVSDYQEKHDKMLKDLKSLKPAKLDSLESELTKTSSFQEDYLQKSKTLQSEIDEIDSKIPKLFKEIESKLREYSNTKYTLLTS, from the coding sequence ATGGTCTTTGGATGGGGTAAAAAGAAAAAAGAAGAATCACGGGAGGAATTCATTCAAAATAAAGAGATAAAATTATCTGACGTGCGCAAAGTAGTGACTGATCTTCTTGAACTAAGAACTTCTCAAACAATTTCTGAAATTAAAAATTTGAGAAACAGTACTGCTCCCCTAATTAATGAATTAATCAAAATTGGCAATCATTTAGAAAAAGATGATCTTAATGTGGATGATATCGATAAACATCTTGCAATTATTGTAGTTCGTGGAAAAAAACAAGTAATAGATATGATAAAAAAAGGTGTAACCCCATTACCTAAAGTTTCATCAATTGATGATGCCGTACAATTAAATGATTTATTGAATCACATTCTAAAAAAAATCGGTGATGTTCTAGGAAGACAAACTAGAGTTATCCATATCTTTGCAAAAAAATATGCTTCCCAACTAAAAGAAAATCTTGAAATAATGAATTCTAATCATGCAGAAATTCGTAAAATCCTCCAAAATTTTGATTCTACAAAAAAGTCATCTGAATATATCATTAATACTATGGATGAAATTACTTCTCTTAAACAAACAAAAATTGAGAAAATCCAAAAAATTTCTGATACAAATAATAACATAGAATCATTACAAGAACAATCCATTTCGTTGTTAAATTCAATACAAGAAATAAAATCCTCAGAAAGTTATCAAAACTATATAAAATTAAAACAAGACTTGGATGAATTTGAATCTGAAAAATCCCGAATAAAAAATGATATTGACGCTCAATTTACCAAAATTTCTAGACCTCTGAGTAGATACGAATATGCCTCCTCGCTAGAAAAAGATCAAAAAATCATCTTAACAAAACTAGTCAATAATCCCTTTGATGTTCTGAATCATACATACAAAGATTCTGTCATCCTTATTTTAGAAAATATTAGAAAAGCAATCACTTCTGATTCTATTTCTGTTAAAGATGTAGACAAGACCATGACTAATCTTACTGAAACCGAGATAGCATTAGATTCCTTTGTCAATAGAGTATCGGACTATCAAGAAAAACATGATAAAATGCTAAAGGATTTGAAATCTCTAAAGCCGGCAAAATTGGATTCGCTAGAATCTGAATTAACTAAAACGTCATCATTCCAAGAGGATTACCTTCAAAAGTCTAAAACATTACAAAGTGAAATTGATGAAATTGACTCAAAGATTCCAAAACTTTTCAAGGAAATAGAATCAAAACTACGGGAGTACTCTAATACAAAATATACCTTATTAACATCTTAA
- a CDS encoding Mov34/MPN/PAD-1 family protein: MIFKTKKFDRKVSLQKDVLDSILSYCQMKHPNEGILILKGKSKNGEIKIDGLVIPPFNYSGPTFAGFPQSFLPFDLSYVGSVHSHPSGSAEPSVTDLHNFFGLISIIVKSPYDEQSIFAWDSSGNAVPLSIQ; this comes from the coding sequence GTGATTTTTAAAACAAAAAAATTTGATCGTAAAGTATCACTTCAAAAAGATGTTCTAGACAGCATATTGTCTTACTGTCAAATGAAACATCCCAATGAAGGCATCTTGATTCTTAAAGGAAAATCAAAAAATGGTGAAATTAAGATTGATGGACTTGTAATCCCTCCTTTTAATTATTCAGGACCTACATTTGCAGGATTTCCACAATCATTCTTGCCCTTTGATTTGAGCTATGTTGGTAGTGTTCATTCTCATCCTAGTGGCTCAGCTGAGCCATCTGTCACTGATCTTCATAATTTTTTTGGATTGATATCCATAATTGTAAAATCCCCCTATGATGAACAATCTATTTTTGCGTGGGATAGTAGTGGTAATGCTGTCCCACTATCAATTCAATAA
- a CDS encoding ABC transporter permease, whose protein sequence is MSGITPEEIKREFFKSSLGIVGILILSILIVISILAMIIIPIETFQEWNNPGNWISYPKVAIPVWVNVFLAEKIPEHKIIDTPIIQKISEGEINLESHQFGFNYIYDDFPNDFIYEYTAEYSGTPLLQISVIRPDGIKLDITSISLPYSNSKTIHSERIFSTDESIKKKLSLQSEYFNHNLSRLSAEDIIFSQTQSNSPLKGDYVFMINLYGISTDNQIKESKLIIGGKAFGVMGTDELRRDLAVGLLWGTPLALFIGLVVSIASVIAGLLYGVYAGYKGKKTDEVMMRFNDVIYALPALPFLIILSVTISNSIFLMVGFLMIFGWVGIAKVARSMSLQIKTRGYVDAATMMGQSKSKIIFKHILPQLLPYAFASIAISVPAAITTEAGLSFLGLGDPSFPTWGQILHDANTFGAAARGLWWWIMPPGVMIAITGLAFVFIGNALDAIVNPKLKR, encoded by the coding sequence ATGAGTGGGATAACACCTGAAGAAATCAAAAGGGAATTTTTTAAAAGTAGTCTAGGAATTGTTGGAATTTTAATTCTGTCTATATTAATTGTAATTTCAATTCTTGCAATGATCATCATACCAATTGAGACGTTTCAAGAGTGGAACAATCCAGGAAATTGGATTTCATATCCCAAAGTGGCAATACCAGTTTGGGTCAATGTATTCCTAGCTGAAAAAATTCCAGAGCACAAAATTATTGACACGCCAATTATTCAAAAAATTTCAGAGGGAGAAATTAATCTTGAATCACACCAATTTGGATTTAATTACATCTATGATGACTTTCCAAATGATTTCATCTATGAATATACTGCAGAGTATTCGGGTACTCCATTACTACAAATCTCAGTTATAAGACCAGATGGAATAAAGTTAGATATCACCTCAATTTCACTTCCTTATTCAAATTCAAAAACTATCCACAGTGAAAGGATTTTTTCTACAGATGAATCTATAAAGAAAAAACTATCATTACAGTCAGAATATTTCAATCATAATTTATCTAGATTGTCTGCAGAAGACATTATTTTTTCCCAAACTCAAAGTAATTCCCCACTAAAGGGCGATTATGTCTTTATGATTAATCTCTATGGAATATCCACTGATAATCAAATTAAAGAATCAAAACTCATCATAGGTGGAAAAGCATTTGGGGTTATGGGAACAGACGAGTTAAGACGAGATTTAGCCGTAGGACTCCTCTGGGGGACTCCTCTTGCATTGTTTATTGGTTTAGTAGTATCAATTGCATCAGTGATTGCAGGATTGCTCTATGGGGTTTATGCAGGGTATAAAGGTAAAAAAACAGATGAGGTCATGATGAGATTCAATGATGTGATCTATGCATTGCCAGCATTGCCATTTCTCATCATTCTTTCAGTAACAATCAGCAACAGTATTTTTCTAATGGTAGGATTTTTGATGATTTTTGGGTGGGTAGGAATTGCCAAAGTTGCAAGAAGCATGTCTCTTCAAATCAAAACACGAGGGTATGTGGATGCAGCAACAATGATGGGTCAGAGTAAATCAAAAATAATATTCAAACATATTTTACCTCAATTACTACCATACGCATTTGCCAGCATTGCAATATCAGTTCCTGCTGCAATTACCACAGAAGCAGGTCTGAGTTTTCTAGGGTTAGGAGATCCATCATTTCCAACATGGGGTCAAATTCTACATGATGCAAATACGTTTGGTGCAGCTGCAAGAGGATTATGGTGGTGGATAATGCCACCAGGTGTAATGATTGCAATAACAGGATTAGCTTTTGTTTTTATTGGAAATGCCCTAGATGCAATTGTTAACCCTAAATTAAAGAGGTAA
- a CDS encoding ABC transporter permease, with protein MKRYVATRMATMFGVLMITLLITILLVGSNMDTILKQGIVFQVRAEMAENPAVAESFSSVGEFEEFIQSQIDQRIKILGLDEPWYSPQRIGITMYKILLLDFGHATFLTSDSGSSNVKDILFEKLPRTVLLFTTATIIISIIGIFLGAFSSSKVGSVVDRITSSFAIISSSFPVWWIGMLMIFLFSFMYQIFPARATPDIPSSDPEYLVALLYHMALPLITIVMIGFGSWAYLVRNFMVGIMQEDFIIAKKTIGINQKKIIYTHALKNAAPPIVTILALSLSGSLGGAIITEAVFDWPGMGRLYFEAITVMDLPVIIGATYILTVFFLVSIFIADLLYGYFDPRVRTGQ; from the coding sequence TTGAAGAGATATGTTGCCACTAGAATGGCAACTATGTTTGGAGTTTTAATGATAACACTGCTGATCACCATACTTCTAGTTGGATCAAATATGGACACCATTTTGAAACAAGGAATAGTATTTCAGGTAAGGGCTGAAATGGCAGAAAATCCCGCTGTTGCCGAGAGCTTCTCATCAGTTGGAGAATTCGAAGAATTCATTCAGAGTCAAATTGATCAAAGAATCAAGATTCTAGGATTAGATGAGCCATGGTATTCTCCTCAAAGAATAGGAATAACAATGTACAAAATATTATTACTAGATTTTGGACATGCGACTTTTCTTACAAGTGATTCCGGTTCATCAAATGTAAAAGACATATTGTTTGAAAAACTCCCTAGAACAGTTTTACTTTTCACAACTGCAACAATTATAATTTCAATAATAGGAATTTTTCTCGGAGCATTTTCAAGTAGTAAGGTTGGATCCGTAGTGGATAGAATTACATCTAGTTTTGCAATAATTAGTTCCAGTTTTCCGGTATGGTGGATTGGGATGTTGATGATTTTTCTCTTCTCATTTATGTATCAGATATTTCCAGCAAGAGCCACACCTGACATTCCATCATCAGACCCAGAATATCTGGTAGCTTTACTATACCATATGGCATTACCGTTAATTACAATTGTAATGATTGGTTTTGGATCATGGGCGTATCTTGTAAGGAATTTCATGGTAGGAATTATGCAAGAAGATTTTATCATTGCAAAAAAAACGATTGGCATTAATCAAAAAAAGATTATCTATACACATGCTCTAAAAAATGCAGCACCACCAATTGTAACAATTTTGGCTTTGAGCTTATCAGGATCACTCGGAGGAGCAATCATTACAGAAGCAGTATTTGATTGGCCAGGTATGGGCAGACTCTATTTTGAGGCAATTACAGTGATGGATTTACCAGTAATTATTGGTGCCACATACATTCTCACAGTATTTTTCCTAGTGAGCATCTTCATTGCAGATTTACTTTATGGTTACTTTGATCCTAGAGTGAGGACAGGTCAATGA
- a CDS encoding CxxC-x17-CxxC domain-containing protein — protein sequence MSYDREREMFTATCGDCGNECQIPFKPKDDRPVYCRECFQNHKPAPRSGGSRFGGRSGGRSNYGDNRRSRFGSRDDRPREMFDATCGDCGNECQIPFKPREDRPVYCRECFQNHRQN from the coding sequence ATGTCATACGATAGAGAACGAGAAATGTTTACTGCAACCTGTGGTGACTGTGGAAATGAATGTCAAATACCATTCAAACCAAAAGACGACAGACCTGTATATTGCAGAGAATGTTTCCAAAATCACAAACCAGCCCCACGAAGTGGCGGCTCTAGATTTGGTGGAAGATCTGGCGGAAGATCAAACTATGGAGACAACAGACGTTCCAGATTTGGATCACGAGATGATAGACCAAGAGAGATGTTTGATGCAACCTGTGGTGACTGTGGAAATGAATGTCAAATACCATTCAAACCAAGAGAAGACAGACCTGTATATTGCAGAGAATGCTTCCAAAATCACAGACAAAATTAG
- a CDS encoding arsenate reductase family protein: MSKKKEGKKSKIIAYHKTSCITCKKSISEMERMKADVEKRDFFKDPFTVTELTKIIKMTGKKPSEMIRKRDKMYKELNLENNKKTDSQIIQLMVKYPGLIMRPIILTENKVFVGKIDSKIIR, from the coding sequence TTGAGTAAAAAGAAGGAAGGAAAAAAATCAAAAATAATTGCATATCACAAAACAAGCTGCATTACATGCAAAAAATCCATTTCAGAAATGGAGCGAATGAAGGCAGATGTTGAAAAAAGAGATTTTTTCAAAGATCCATTTACAGTGACAGAACTAACAAAAATAATCAAAATGACTGGAAAAAAACCTTCAGAGATGATTAGAAAAAGAGACAAAATGTACAAGGAACTAAACTTGGAGAACAATAAAAAAACAGACAGTCAGATCATTCAATTAATGGTAAAATATCCAGGATTGATAATGCGTCCAATTATTCTTACAGAAAATAAAGTATTTGTAGGAAAAATTGATTCAAAAATAATAAGATAA